Part of the Acomys russatus chromosome 19, mAcoRus1.1, whole genome shotgun sequence genome, ACTGTGGGAGCTCTCAGTCTGATGGAGGAGACACAGTCCCTGACTCTGGGAGCCCCCAGTCTGATGAAGGAGACACAGTCCCTGACTCTGGGAGCTCTCAGTCTGATGGAGGAGACACTGTCTCTGACACTGAGAGTCCCCAGTCTGATGGAGGAGATACTGTCCCTGACTCTAAGAGTTCTCAGTCTGACAGAGGAGACATAGGTCCTGACTCTGGAAGCCTCAAGTCTGATGGAGGAGGCACAGTTCCTGACTCTGGGTGCTCCCAGTCTGATGGAGGAGACACAGTCCCTGACTTTGGAAGCTCCCAGTCTGATGGAGGAGacactgtctctgactctgagaGCTCCCAGTCTGATGGAGGAGACATTGTCCCTGACTCTGGGAGCCCCCAGTCTGATGGAGGAGACACAGTTTTCAGTCTGATGAAAGACACATGGTTCTCTACTGTGGGAGCCCCCAGCTTGATGGAGGAGAGGTCGTTCCCAACAGAGAGCTCTGTCTGTTGGAGGAGACACACCTAGCAGCCTATGTCCTAATATATTTCATGCATGTTGGGATGGGAGAACTCCGGTGTCTGAAGGTGGAACCTCCTTGCCCTCATGTCATGTCTCATGGGGGAGGAAAACACCTGCATTCACCGACCCACTCCCTAGTATGGTGGAAGAGACTGGATCCCCGTGGCTTAGTTTCCACTCACCTGAGGAGAAAAGATGCCCACCCTCACACGACACCTCTCTTTATGGCTACATATCCATGTGGCATATACCTTATATGAGCAAGGAGACCTCAGTCTGAGGGAAACCCCTCTACCCTTGGAGGACGTCATCATTTGAGAGGCAAGGCAAGTGCCCACATGGGGACACTCAGGTCAGATGGAAGAAGCACATGCCCATGTCCCGCAAGCATGTGAGGGAGAAGAAGGCCACCTTTGGgagtccccccaccccaggcccctcACTCACGGGCCACCTGTAGCTCCACCTCCAGTGTGTCCGTCTTGCCCTGCAGTGTGACAGTCTTGAGTGTGTAGCGTCCGGCGTCTGTGAGGTTCAGTTTTTGCACCAGCAGTGAGCAATTGGCGAAGCCCACCTCCCGGCCCGTGTGCGCTGGGCCGGCGATCCAGTTCCCTGACGGCAGCTGGCTGAGCAGTCGGTTGGGCTCTGAGGCGGGTCCACGGTACCAGGCATAGACTAGCAGGTCCTTGGGGTAGCCCTGGACGGTCAGGGTCACATCCTGGCCCTCCATTGGCTTAGTCGGTACAGGCACAATCATCATGGCTACAACTGCAGCTGGGGAGAGAGCCACCACCACTGGTCAGCCAGGTCTGCACTGGGTGTGGTGTggagtcctccctccctctcctttgaCCAGCTCCCCCATAGATGGTGCTCCCCCATGAGGGgctggggcagagacagagaggatgggGTGAGTTCTGGGGTGATCACATAGACTTTCTATCTCAGTGGTACTTGCCAGGGGCACATCTCCCCTGTATAGATTTCATCTTTGGATGATGGTGCAGGGTGTCCCTCCTATGAAACTGGAAGGCCCTGGAGGGTCTAGCCATGTCTCCTCCATCACGGTGGACGATTCCAAACTCTAGGGGCCATGCCTCCCCCATCAGACTGGAAATCCCAGACTACGGAGCTGTGTCTCCCCCATCAGGTGGTTGTATTGTCTCCTCCCACACTGTGCCTTTTCTGTGAGAGCAGCAGACCCAAGAGAATGGGGCTGACAACCCCTCCATCAGATTGGGAGACTCTAAGAGAGAAGAAGCTATGCATCTTGTatcacatggggaaaaaaaaaaccctcatgagATGTGGGTTGTGTCTCCTCCATCAGATTGGGAAAGCTGAAAAGACTATTCCATTGGTTTAAGATTCTCTACCAGGTGGGAAcctctgtctcctccatcagACTGAGAAATTGTAGATTATTGGAGTGGAACATTCTGATCAAGTTGGAAACCCCCAAAGTTGGGAATAATTATCTCTCTTCTATCAGAAAATTTCCATAGAAAGTGGGGGTGGGTTTGCACTCCCCCATCAGATTTGGAGTATTCCCAAAGTGGGACCTGTGTCTCCCCCATCAGACTAGGAAATTTGAAGTAGTGTCATGTCTCCTCTAATGACCTCCTGGAAATTCTTCCAGACTGTGCCTCCTCCCTTTGACCAGAGGATTTTACATCTCCCCCACCAGTGCCTGGGAGCCCAGAGAAGGTGATGCATTGCCTCTTCTCTTTGACTGGAAGACCCCTTGCTTCCCTGACCCCTTTGAGGTCAGAGAAAGACCATGCCTCCTCCATCAGATCAGCTTGTTTCCCAGGTGGGGTAACAACCATGCGTTTCTTTCCTGTCTCAACCCCAGCACCTGCCACAGGATTTCTGGCAGCTTAGAGGATAGCAGTTTTGGGAATGTTGCATTAGGTATATCCTGCACATACCTGCAGACCTTGGACACCCCCCATGTTGGCCCTGAGGTCATCTGGTCCACCCTGTCTCCAGCCAAGAATCCCTCACAGGTAAGACAGGAAGCGCACTTACCTTTGGGGCAGCCATCTTTGTTCTGTGTGAAAGAGGGTCCATCCCCACCCTTTGCATGAGACCCAGCCTGTtagtggaggaagaaggaagggcgGAGGGGAAGGACAATTCCCACAAGGGACAGTGGCCACTTGAGGAGAAACCCAGGTAGCGTtaatgagttgtttttttttttttttttttttttgagacaaggtctcacatagcctaggctgactttgaactgtCTGTGTTGCCAAAGGTAGCTTTGAacccctgaccctcctgccttcacctctccagtgctgagattacaggcgagCATTTCCACACCCGCTTTAAAACGAGGACTTGGTGCTCAGAGCCACCATCCTTGGGACGTGAGTGGTGTTCTCTGAGGTCCCTCAatgtcccccctccccaccctacccccccgtCATTCCAGAACCGAGAGGTGTGAGGACGGTGCCTCTGGTGTGTTTCTCTACAGCTGTCTGTGGTTTTccagctgtggtgtgtgtgtgtgtgtgtgtgtgtgtgtgtgtgaaagagagagacagagacagagacagagagacagagacagagacacagagacacagagagacagagagagactgagagagagagacagagacagagacagagagtgtctgtgtctgtgtctatgtctgtgtgtgtgctcatgcacggGCCCTCGCACATGCCCCCATCCCATCTAGACTAAACGGTACATAATCTAGTTGGCAGAGGTTCACGCCTGTGTGCCTTGAGTTGTGTGGGGCTCTAAGCAGCTGATGGCTTTCTACTAACTGGGGTAATTACATGACaggacatgagctctggtgtcccaTTCTGCCACCTTACAAGAAGGGGACACGAGGGGGGGGTGTGCGGAGGGGGGGGAGGGCTCACTTGTCAATCGATCTAACCTCAAGGTAGAGGATATGAGTCACTGCTCCCTCCCTACACGACAGgctttgcctgcctctctctgcaccTAGACAAGAGGGGCACGGTCTGCTATGCCACCTTGTCACAGCGGACCAAGGAGTGCGCTGGGAATCCGATTGTCTTCCTGGACAATGACGGCCTGGTCAGCAGAGGCCAGCTGGGCCTCTGCAGAGAGCAGGTGAGCCATCAGGCCGGGGCTGACTCACCAGACAGCTTGACCACCACTGAGGCAGAGCCGGACAGCAGAGTCTTGGGATTCTTGGCGATACAGGTGTACGTGCCCTCGTGGGCCGCAGTCATACTGCTGATGTTCAGGTGATCCCGACCGTTCTTCAAGGCCTTCCCGTTGAAGGCCCACACATACTCTGGCTCAGGGCAGGACCGGGACACACACCACAGGGCGAGGGAGGTGTTGAAGTCCACTTTAATAGTGCAGCCCGTGCGGGTGATGGAATCTTGGAGGATGGCCACTCGTTCAGGGCCGACTGTAGGGCATGAGGGAGAGACACAGGAGggactggggtgggtgggaggggacagaggcATGCACCCCAGGTTTTCTGTCTACCAGATTGGGTCCCTGGGGCTGGCAGGGCTGAGTACAGGGGGAGAGACCTTGACTGAGCCTTTGTCAATCacaccttgatttctttttttgtttttgtttttgtttttttgttttgttttgttttgtttgtttgttttcgagatagggtctctctgtgtagccttagctgtcctggactcgctttgtagaccaggctggcctcgaactcagagatctgcctgcctctgcctcccaagtgctgggattaaaggcgtacaccacgaCGTCGGTCCAGCCaagcgtttttgtttgtttgtttgtttttgtttttcgagaaaaggtttctctgtgtagccttggctgtcctggactcgctttgtagattctcctgcctctgcctcccgagtactggaattaaaggcgtgcgccaccacgcccggctcagccaAGCATATTTTAAGGGGACCCTCACTCCTTCCCCAGTCTGCTTGTCGTGTGACTGTGGACTCCgtctcttgcctcagtttccccgccTGTGAGATTCTGGATACCAGGTGCTTTGGAAGACTCACAGTATACAGTCAAATTCAGGGGTTCGCTGCGGCTGACGCTGACAGGGTTCCACACCTCGCACTGGTAGGCTCCCGCCTCCTCTCTGCGGACGCCATGCCGGGTCAGCATCCTGCCGTCACGGGACAGGCCCAAGCGAACAGCAATCGGCAGAGCGTCGCCATTGAAGAACCAGCGGACCTCAGCGGGGCTGTTGCTGCTGCACATGAGGCGGAGAGTATCCCTACGCTCCACCAGCTCAGTGTCGTTGGCTATGACCGTGGGAGGGGCCAGGATCTCTAAGAGGGGAgcgagagacagagggggaggggaaggggcaccTCCTGTCCCCGGGGCAAGAAGCACCGTCAAGCCGTACCTCTGTACCCCCAGCCATAGTGACAAAAGAATGGCTTTAGAAGACAGATATCATCATCCTGGAAGCCAGAATGGAGAAGGTGAGCATTTTAATGTTATTATAGACACCTCACATGCTAtttttgaaagcattttcttaGGGGTTGGCAAGAGGGTAAAAGCGCTTGCGACCAAACCCTaaaacctgagttcgatccccggattccacatggtagaaggaaagaactgactccacaaagttgttctctgacctccacatatatgctGTGCCATATATGCactcacgcgcacacacacacacacacacacacacacacacacacgcgcacacacacgcacacacacacacacacgcacacacacacacgcacacacacacacacgcacacacacacacgcacacacacgcacacacacacacgcacgcacacacacgcacgcacacacacgcacgcacacacacgcacacacacacgcacacacacgcacacgcacacgcacacacacacacacgcacacacacacgcacacacacacgcacacacacgcacgcacacacacgcacacacacacacgcacacacacacacacgcacacgcacacacacgcacacacacacacacacacgcacacacgcacacacagtaaataaacgcaattttaaagatttctttttcttttgttcctcaaAGGAGGGGCGAGGAAAGGGGTGGAAAGTCCTGGACATGTTGCAGGGTTGGTTGGCTCACCATAGACCTGCATGTGTCCGTAGCCCACCTCCGTCTGGAACTGCCTGTTAAGAGTCTGCAGGATATAGGTGCCTGTGTGCCCAGGCAGGGCACCACGGATATCAAGGCTGCCGTCGGGGCGCACAGCTTCCCGCCCTGTGTGGGCCGGTCCGGGGGTCTCGTCCCCAGTGCTGACAATGTAACTGGCCACCAGGAAGGTCAGGCTGATCGTAGGCCCTGCATACCAGTTGTAAGCAAGCAGTTCCCCAGAGAGCCCGTGGACCGCCAGGGTGACATTGTCCCCCTCTGCAGGTTGGGCAGGCTCGGGAGTGATGGAGATCTCAGCCCCGGCGTTCAGgatccaggctgagagagaacaGAAGGGGCAGGTTGGGTGGGGTAGGATTGACTTGTCACCTCATTGGACAGGGGGTGACATCCCCAATGTCTACAAGGTCAGATGAAAGCAAGATTGGTGTCTCCAATACCCACACTTCACCCTGGGATAAAATCCAGAGCCTCACCCACGCTAGACatgcccctagcccctcactgggggattctaggcaggggctctactactgagccacacccccagcccatcactgggggattctaggcaggggctctaccgctgaaccacacccccagcccctcactgggggattctaggcagaggctctaccactgagccacgccccctgcccatcactgggggattctaggcaggggctctaccactgagcaacaccccctgcccctcactggggtattctaggcaggggctctactgctgaaccacacccccagcccctcactgggggattctaggcaggggctctaccgctgagccatgcccccagctcatcactgagggattctaggtaggggctctaccacagagcaacactcccagcccctcactgggggattctaggcagaggctctaccactgagccacaccccctgcccatcactgggggattctaggcaggggctctaccactgagccatgcccacagtccctcactgggggattctaggcaggggctctaccactgagccacaccccagcccctcactgggggattctaggcaggggctctaccactgagccatgcccacagtccctcactgggggattctaagcaACTACCCTGCTATTGACTCCCAGCTGCAACCTATAGCTCTCTGGCCCTCACCATCTCAGTCGTGTAATTTTAAGCATGGAGTGGAGTCTGAACTTCCCTATATGATGGAGAGGGCATGTCTGGAACTCCTGGTCTTTCTGTCTcggtctcctcagtgctgggatttgcaGGCATGTGCCCACAAGCCAGGCTGCGTGCCCTGAGCATTCATGGAGTCTGCTTGCACATCTGTGCATAGCTTGCCTTTTTTTGCACATACCTCTGTTGTCTTAAGATTGATACAAAAGAGAATTCTACGGTCTGCGCCACCTGGCCTGACACCTGGCACAGCCACTGTTCGGCAGAGAGCAAGGTGGGCACTGAGATTTTCCCACGAGAGGCACCAGGCTGAGACACAAACAGCCCACCCTGTTCATGTGTAACCAACTGAGTCTGTGACCTCATGCTAATGTCTGGGCTGGCCTAAGCCTTTCACCCAAGCCAAGGgcactccctccctctgtgtgcccaATGGCCGCCCCATGGAGAACAGGGGTACGTGGAGCCCCTAGCtctctttatctttccttttgcttcctttctttactCTCTTCCCTGTCCAGGTTCTCAGGTAGTCAGTCCATGACGGCCTCAAGcttgagggtgaccttgaacttctgatgtctCAGCCTTCACCTCTGGCGCACTGGGACCCTGGGtatgcaccagcacacccagttttatgcagtgttggccatcaaacccagagcctgacCAATGaatgcaagcactctaccacccgCCCTAGGCACATCCCCAGCCTCCTCCACATCTTCCTTCTCCACAGAGTCCCAACAGGTAGAGCTTGTCACAGCTGTTTCCTTCTCAACCTGCGCATGCGCATGCTTCTCAACCTGCGCATGCGTGGCTGACACCTTGGCCCTGGCGCTTCTCACTTCTCACATGACACACACTTGCAGGCTTGGTCTGATTTTCGGTCCCTTCCTGGTTGAAAGAATGTGGCCGCTGGTGACAGATCCTGGCCTCAGAACAAAGCTCTGCCACCTTGTGTTGTGAGACCCTGGCCAGGAAGTCACCTCTTCAAGCACTGGCTTTCCTCTAGGAAGTCGGCCGGCAAGTGAACATCTCTCTCAGCGTGGTTGCTAACAAGGGGGAAAGTAGGTGAACAGTAGATGCTATCTATCAGTGCTACTTGTGAAGACTTCTGATCCTGTCAGCCAGGCCCACTTACATACAGCTAAGTAAGCTGACGCTGGGAGCGGAGCGGCAAAACTCAGGCATGGTGGTCacattcagaaagctgaggcacgAGGATTTTCTTAAACTCGAGGCCAGCAaatgggctacgtagtgagatcctgtctcaacaacaacatcGTCATAGTGttaggggtggtggcgcacacctttaatctcagtggcagcaggcacagccaggcagatactcagtgagttcaaagccagcctggcctaaagaGAGAGTTCCGAGTTAGCCAAGGCTATGCcgagaccctgtcccaaagacTAGAGACAACATTAGggtgctggggatgtggctcagtttgcAGAGTGCTTGATTAGCATGTACGAAGCCCCAGGTTCaacctccctccacccctgcccctgcccagctCCCCATAAAcgtggcatgatggcacacacctgtaatcccagcactggggaggtggaggcaggaggatcagacgtTCAGGGTCATCTCAACTATAAAGtataagtttgagaccaacctaggCTATAGGAGACCTTTCCTTAAAAACATCCAAACCAAGCCCAAACAAGAGTCTGGAAGCCCTGCCACCTGCTTTGCTCTGGCTGTGGGACCCTTTAAAGCTCCCTCCCCGGCCACCCACCCCTGCCATCAACATCCCTTAGTGGCAGTCACCTGCCTACCTTACGGGCCTCCTCTCAAGAGCAAACTGCCCCAGACCAGAGTGAAGCAAACTTGCTCTCCCTACTGCGCATGCCCAGCTTCTAGCTTACACCTTCCCTCTCCCCGGCAGTGCCCTTGGAGGTGCACAGAGTGGGCTGAGGAGCTGGGGGGGACCCCCCTTCTAGCTCACCACTGAGGAAGAGCCAGCTGCACCGGGCCAAGGCCATCTTTCACCCCAGGCTGATGTCCGAGCTGGTTGGTGGTGATGGCGTCCAAGGAGCTCAGAGGCCCTCCCTGGTTGAGGCTTGGCTCAATTCTGCCACTGGACCTGGGATCGTTCGGCAATTTGGACCCCGGGGCGGATCACCGGAATTTGGAGGGATCGAGTCACAGAAGATCTGGGGCTCTGTTTGGGTGTTAGGATGGGTGTGGCAGGCACCGGCCAGAGGCCATGACCTGGCCAGGCCTCCTGGGGCAGCTGCCTAATCCACTTGGTGCCAAAGGCCCAGATTTGGTACCCAGAGAAGAACCAGGTcaccagggaggagggaggagggatgcagGGGCGTTCTGAGGTGGCTCTTGACCACCGCGCCGGTGGGGTCACGGAAGGGTAGATGGCGGAGacctctcctcctccagcctccacactgcCGGGTGTCACCACACCACAGCGTGGGGTGGGCGTCTATAAGACTCTCATCTGCTTgggggggtagaggcaggaaggatcCTGAGATCAAAGTCATCCTCGGCTCTATAGTGATgcagagaccagcctgagctacatgtgagacactgtctcaaaaaatcaaaagggaataaaagaagacttttcttctctccctttctttttctttttggaaacagggttccatgtagcctaggctagatATGAACTtattgtgtagctgaggatgaccctgaatggCCGATCTGAGTGTTGGCATCATGGGTGTGTGGCACCCTACCtagtttatgtagtgctggggaccGACCCAGGGTCTCCCGAGTACTCAGTGACAGCTGTGCCCTCTGAGCCaagctctgtccttccttcagtttcctctctctcctcttaccctcctttctttgttttcatcatcattttggggggggggcgggtggcgGGTGCCATCacgtgcacatggaggccagaggacagctttgggaaGGGTCCTTTCTCTCTTGTGGCTTcgagggctcaaactcaggtcatcaggctcagtaGCCTCGCCTCGCCGGTATTTCGTccatttaaacaacaacaacaaccctttaatcccagcactcgggaggcagaggcaggcggatcgctgtgagttcaaggccagcctggtctacaaagggagtccaggacaaccaacgctaacacaaagagaccctgtctcaaacaaacaaaacaaacaaaacccaattatttttatttcttttaggggaagtttattataatttattcacattacatcccgattgtaaccCCTTCCCtcttatcctcctgttcccaccctccctccctcttccaccctgttcccctcccctagacctctgacaggaggggcctcctcccctacagtctgactacagcctatcaggtctcatctggatagcttgcatcTCCCCAActtcctttgtgttcccacagggtctcTCCGCCGAGGGGCAGGGGTCAGATCGTGGGTTTATTTCTTAGTCATGTGTattgtacatgtctgtgtgtggctctCTGCATaggagtgcaggtgcctgtgaaggcccgAGCTATTGGGTGCTAGTGAGCC contains:
- the Ceacam16 gene encoding carcinoembryonic antigen-related cell adhesion molecule 16, whose amino-acid sequence is MALARCSWLFLSAWILNAGAEISITPEPAQPAEGDNVTLAVHGLSGELLAYNWYAGPTISLTFLVASYIVSTGDETPGPAHTGREAVRPDGSLDIRGALPGHTGTYILQTLNRQFQTEVGYGHMQVYEILAPPTVIANDTELVERRDTLRLMCSSNSPAEVRWFFNGDALPIAVRLGLSRDGRMLTRHGVRREEAGAYQCEVWNPVSVSRSEPLNLTVYFGPERVAILQDSITRTGCTIKVDFNTSLALWCVSRSCPEPEYVWAFNGKALKNGRDHLNISSMTAAHEGTYTCIAKNPKTLLSGSASVVVKLSAAVVAMMIVPVPTKPMEGQDVTLTVQGYPKDLLVYAWYRGPASEPNRLLSQLPSGNWIAGPAHTGREVGFANCSLLVQKLNLTDAGRYTLKTVTLQGKTDTLEVELQVARE